A stretch of the Lolium perenne isolate Kyuss_39 chromosome 3, Kyuss_2.0, whole genome shotgun sequence genome encodes the following:
- the LOC127341466 gene encoding uncharacterized protein, producing the protein MAAPASGEMPLPTAALLARSHSPSAPAPAPQPAAASSRLLLFLTAALAVSTSYLLLLRPPYSAASPHPPLSAARPLSKLPKPVVLLVSTDGFRFGYQHKAANPHLRRLIANGTSAAEGLIPVFPTLTFPNHYSIVTGLYPSSHGIINNFFPDPVSGDEFNMGSHEPHWWLGEPLWATAADQGVLASTFFWPGSEVHKGAWDCPDKYCRRYNESVPFEDRVDAVLAYFDLPADEMPQFLTLYFEDPDHQGHQVGPDDPVLTDAVEHMDEMMGRLIAGLEARGVFEDVNIIWVGDHGMVGTCDQKLVILEDLAPWVQVESDWVLSTTPLLAIKPPEGVSPAEVVAKMNEGLASGKVENGEYLKVYLKEDLPSRLHYSESYRIPPIIGLVDEGYKLEKKRSNAKECGGAHGYDNAFFSMRTMFVAHGPRFERGKTVPSFENVEIYNVIASILSLSPASNNGSASFPATVLLPS; encoded by the coding sequence ATGGCAGCTCCggcctccggcgagatgccgctcCCCACCGCCGCCCTCCTCGCCCGCTCCCACTCCCCCTCCGCCCCCGCCCCCGCGCCccagcccgccgccgcctcctcccgcctcctcctcttcctcacaGCCGCACTCGCCGTCTCCACAtcctacctcctcctcctccgcccgccctacTCCGCCGCGTCCCCCCATCCCCCCCTCTCCGCCGCGCGGCCGCTCTCCAAGCTCCCGAAGCCGGTGGTCCTCCTGGTATCCACCGACGGCTTCCGCTTCGGGTACCAGCACAAGGCCGCCAACCCGCACCTCCGCCGCCTCATCGCCAACGGCACCTCCGCCGCCGAGGGCCTCATCCCCGTCTTCCCCACGCTCACCTTCCCCAACCACTACTCCATCGTCACCGGCCTCTACCCCTCCTCGCACGGCATCATCAACAACTTCTTCCCCGACCCCGTCTCCGGGGACGAGTTCAACATGGGCTCCCACGAGCCCCACTGGTGGCTCGGGGAGCCGCTCTGGGCCACCGCCGCCGACCAGGGCGTCCTCGCCTCCACCTTCTTCTGGCCCGGCTCCGAGGTCCACAAGGGCGCCTGGGACTGCCCCGACAAGTACTGCCGCCGCTACAACGAATCTGTGCCGTTCGAGGACAGGGTTGACGCCGTCCTTGCTTACTTCGATCTCCCCGCCGACGAAATGCCGCAGTTCCTCACGCTCTACTTCGAGGATCCAGATCACCAGGGGCACCAGGTTGGTCCTGACGACCCAGTCCTCACTGATGCGGTGGAGCACATGGATGAGATGATGGGGAGACTCATCGCTGGTTTGGAAGCTAGGGGTGTGTTTGAGGATGTCAACATTATATGGGTCGGGGATCATGGGATGGTTGGGACCTGTGACCAGAAGCTGGTGATTCTCGAGGATTTAGCTCCGTGGGTTCAGGTGGAGAGTGACTGGGTTCTATCGACGACGCCGTTGCTGGCAATCAAGCCACCGGAAGGCGTGTCGCCGGCTGAGGTCGTGGCCAAGATGAATGAAGGGCTAGCGTCAGGGAAGGTGGAGAATGGGGAATATCTCAAGGTTTACTTGAAGGAGGATTTGCCTTCTCGCCTGCATTACTCGGAGAGTTATAGGATACCGCCAATCATTGGACTGGTAGATGAAGGTTATAAGTTGGAGAAGAAGCGATCAAACGCAAAGGAGTGTGGAGGGGCGCACGGGTATGACAATGCCTTCTTCTCAATGAGGACCATGTTTGTCGCGCACGGACCTCGTTTTGAGCGGGGTAAAACGGTCCCTTCCTTTGAGAATGTCGAGATTTACAATGTTATTGCCTCCATTCTCAGTTTGAGCCCAGCTTCAAACAACGGCTCAGCCTCTTTCCCTGCAACGGTTCTGTTGCCGAGTTAG